One Georgenia wutianyii DNA segment encodes these proteins:
- the eda gene encoding bifunctional 4-hydroxy-2-oxoglutarate aldolase/2-dehydro-3-deoxy-phosphogluconate aldolase → MSETLEALAAARLVPVVVLDDAAHARPLAGALAEGGLPVAEVTFRTAAAAAAIAEMAKDGRVLVGAGTVLTPAQVDEAVDAGARYVVSPGFSRAVVERCAARGVLALPGAVTATEVQAALEAGISTVKFFPAETSGGAAAIKALSAPFGGVRFVPTGGIGPANLAEYLALPAVTAVGGSWMVPRDLIAAGRFDDVAAMVADAVALTR, encoded by the coding sequence ATGTCCGAGACGCTCGAGGCACTCGCAGCCGCGCGGCTGGTTCCGGTTGTCGTCCTCGACGACGCCGCACACGCCCGCCCGCTCGCGGGCGCCCTCGCCGAGGGCGGTCTGCCGGTCGCCGAGGTCACCTTCCGCACGGCGGCCGCCGCCGCGGCGATCGCGGAGATGGCGAAGGACGGCCGGGTGCTCGTCGGTGCCGGGACCGTCCTCACCCCGGCCCAGGTCGACGAGGCCGTCGACGCCGGCGCGCGCTACGTCGTCTCGCCCGGGTTCTCCCGCGCCGTCGTCGAGCGCTGTGCCGCGCGCGGCGTGCTCGCCCTGCCCGGCGCGGTCACCGCCACGGAGGTCCAGGCCGCCCTCGAGGCCGGCATCAGCACGGTGAAGTTCTTCCCCGCGGAGACCTCGGGCGGCGCCGCGGCGATCAAGGCGCTGTCCGCCCCGTTCGGCGGCGTGCGCTTCGTGCCCACCGGCGGCATCGGACCGGCCAACCTCGCCGAGTACCTCGCCCTGCCGGCCGTCACCGCCGTCGGCGGCAGCTGGATGGTCCCCCGGGACCTCATCGCCGCCGGCCGTTTCGACGACGTCGCGGCGATGGTCGCGGACGCCGTCGCCCTCACCCGCTGA